In Balaenoptera acutorostrata chromosome 12, mBalAcu1.1, whole genome shotgun sequence, a single window of DNA contains:
- the FAM98A gene encoding protein FAM98A, with amino-acid sequence MECDLMETDILESLEDLGYKGPLLEDGALSQAVSAGASSPEFTKLCAWLVSELRVLCKLDENVQATNSPSEAEEFQLEVSGLLGEMNCPYLSLTSGDVTKRLLIQKNCLLLLTYLISELEAARMLCVNTPPKKAQEGGGSEVFQELKGICIALGMSKPPANITMFQFFSGIEKKLKETLAKVPPNHVGKPLLKKPMGPAHWEKIEAINQAVANEYEVRRKLLIKRLDVTVQSFGWSDRAKSQTEKLAKVYQPKRSVLSPKSTISVAHLLAARQDLSKILRTSSGSIREKTACAINKVLMGRVPDRGGRPNEIEPPPPEMPPWQKRQDGPQQPAGGRGAGRGGYEHSSYGGRGGHEQGGGRGGRGGYDRGGYDHGGRGGGRGNKHQGGWTDGGSGGGGGYQDGSYRDSGFQPGGYHGGHSGGYQGGGYGGFQTSTYTGSGYQGGGYQQDNRYQDGGHHGDRGSGRGGRGGRGGRGGGRAGQGGGWGGRGSQNYHQGGQFEQHFQHGGYQYNHSGFGQGRHYTS; translated from the exons ATGGAGTGTGACCTCATGGAGACTGACATCTTGGAGTCGTTGGAAGATCTCGG TTACAAGGGTCCATTGTTAGAAGATGGCGCTCTGTCTCAGGCAGTCTCTGCTGGAGCCAGTTCCCCTGAGTTTACCAAACTCTGTGCTTGGTTGGTGTCTGAATTAAGAGTGCTCTGTAAACTAGACGAAAATGTGCAAGCAACTAACA gCCCAAGTGAAGCTGAAGAATTCCAGCTTGAGGTGAGTGGGCTACTAGGGGAGATGAACTGTCCATATCTTTCACTGACATCTGGGGATGTGACCAAGCGCCTTCTCATTCAGAAGAACTGCCTCCTTTTGCTCA CATACCTCATCTCAGAACTAGAAGCTGCCAGAATGCTCTGTGTGAATACTCCTCCAAAAAAAGCTCAAGAAGGAGGCGGTAGTGAGGTCTTTCAAGAGTTGAAAGGCATATGTATTGCTCTAGGAATGTCCAAACCTCCAGCCAATATAACTATGTTCCAATTCTTCAGCGGGattgaaaaaaaa TTAAAGGAAACATTAGCAAAAGTTCCACCTAAtcatgtgggaaagcctttattgAAGAAGCCAATGGGACCGGCCCACTGG GAAAAGATAGAAGCAATTAACCAAGCCGTAGCCAATGAATATGAAGTTCGGAGAAAGCTGCTAATAAAACGTTTGGATGTCACTGTCCAGTCTTTTGGCTGGTCTGACAGAGCTAAG AGTCAGACAGAAAAATTAGCGAAGGTTTACCAGCCAAAACGCTCAGTCTTATCTCCTAAAAGTACTATTTCTGTTGCCCACCTTTTGGCCGCAAGACAAGACTTGTCAAAGATTTTAAGGACAAGCAGTGGCTCTATAAGAGAAAAGACTGCCTGTGCCATCAATAAG GTGTTGATGGGCAGGGTTCCTGACAGAGGAGGTAGGCCCAATGAAATTGAACCTCCACCCCCGGAGATGCCACCATGGCAGAAAAGGCAAGATGGCCCCCAGCAGCCAGCAGGAGGCCGCGGAGCAGGGAGAGGTGGTTATGAACATTCCTCATATGGAGGACGAGGAGGTCACGaacaaggaggagggagaggcggACGTGGTGGCTACGACCGCGGTGGCTACGACCACGGTGGccgagggggaggaagaggaaataagcatCAGGGAGGCTGGACAGatggagggagtggagggggagGTGGCTACCAAGATGGTAGTTATCGAGATTCCGGTTTCCAGCCGGGTGGCTATCATGGTGGCCACAGTGGTGGCTACCAGGGTGGTGGTTATGGTGGCTTCCAAACATCTACATATACAGGAAGTGGATACCAGGGTGGTGGATATCAGCAGGACAATAGATACCAAGATGGAGGGCATCACGGTGATCGAGGCAGTGGTCGCGGAGGGAGAGGTGGTCGCGGAGGCCGAGGTGGTGGACGCGCAGGCCAGGGAGGAggttggggaggaagagggagccAGAATTATCACCAGGGGGGACAATTTGAACAGCACTTCCAGCATGGAGGTTATCAGTATAACCATTCTGGATTTGGACAGGGCAGACATTATACTAGTTGA